From Carassius auratus strain Wakin chromosome 22, ASM336829v1, whole genome shotgun sequence, a single genomic window includes:
- the LOC113039697 gene encoding small serum protein 2 isoform X2, with protein MTAFHQTSICAKLVKMAFLALVLVFCACVSLSDSACSMTLLNAGATYCVDGYDNSKHPMGSTWTNKQCVRCTCSTNGMKCCDRMGRVTNLSQGCTVKYDNNKCTFKVYNPTNPNIKCSYGAVGK; from the exons ATGACTGCATTTCATCAGACCAGCATCTGTGCTAAACTTGTTAAAATG GCATTTTTGGCTCTGGTTTTGGTATTTTGTGCCTGTGTCTCTTTAAGTGATTCTGCCTGCTCAATGACACTTCTAAATGcag gGGCAACATATTGTGTTGATGGCTATGATAACTCCAAGCATCCAATGGGAAGTACTTGGACAAACAAACAATGTGTCAGATGTACCTGCTCCACTAATGGAATGAAGTGCTGTGACAG GATGGGCCGAGTGACTAACCTCTCTCAAGGCTGCACTGTGAAGTACGATAAcaacaaatgcacatttaaagTGTATAATCCAACAAACCCCAACATAAAGTGTTCTTATGGCGCTGTTGGAAAATAA
- the LOC113039697 gene encoding small serum protein 2 isoform X1 → MTAFHQTSICAKLVKMFLVLPLQAFLALVLVFCACVSLSDSACSMTLLNAGATYCVDGYDNSKHPMGSTWTNKQCVRCTCSTNGMKCCDRMGRVTNLSQGCTVKYDNNKCTFKVYNPTNPNIKCSYGAVGK, encoded by the exons ATGACTGCATTTCATCAGACCAGCATCTGTGCTAAACTTGTTAAAATG tTCTTAGTTTTGCCTTTACAGGCATTTTTGGCTCTGGTTTTGGTATTTTGTGCCTGTGTCTCTTTAAGTGATTCTGCCTGCTCAATGACACTTCTAAATGcag gGGCAACATATTGTGTTGATGGCTATGATAACTCCAAGCATCCAATGGGAAGTACTTGGACAAACAAACAATGTGTCAGATGTACCTGCTCCACTAATGGAATGAAGTGCTGTGACAG GATGGGCCGAGTGACTAACCTCTCTCAAGGCTGCACTGTGAAGTACGATAAcaacaaatgcacatttaaagTGTATAATCCAACAAACCCCAACATAAAGTGTTCTTATGGCGCTGTTGGAAAATAA